Genomic DNA from Anabaena sphaerica FACHB-251:
CGATAAACTGCTGCCCGTTCTAGTTTCAGAAGTTTGCAGAGTTCTTGACAGGTGGTATCTAAAATAATCTTTGTATCTAGAGATGAGCGAATATTTCCCACTACTTCAGCTAAAGCACGTTGTCGGGCAATAGAATCTTGTAGTTCTGCTGTACGTTGTTTAGTTTGTTCTAGGATTTCTGTCTGCTGCATAGCGATGCCAATATGGCTGCCAGCTTGCGCTAAAAATTCAACTTCATGAGGATGCCATTTTCGAGGACCTGAGTGTTGATAGGCAGCAAGCAAACCCCACAATTTGGCACCAACAAAAATTGGGGCGATCGCATAAGCTCGAATCTGGAACTGTTCTAATACTTCAATATGACAACGAGAGTGTCCAACTTCATAAATGTCACCTACAGCAAACGGCTCATTTTTTATGTATCTTCCACCTTTGGTTTCCTGTAGGTGGGTATCTGCCCACACCAGATCCTGTCCAAAGGCTGCCAGTGTATTCCAGGGGGGTTCTGCAAAACCCAAGGTATTGATAAAACTACCGCTCCAGTCATCCTTAAAGCGATAAATTGCTACCCGTTCAATCTTCAATTGCCGACAAATATCTTGACAAGAAGATGAACACAGAGATTCTAGGTTTATGAATGCGCGAATCTTAGCCAGAATTCTCGACAAGATTTTTTGATACTGAACTGTAAGCTGTAGTTGATTTTGACACTCTTGCAGATTTAAGATGTGTGAGGCTTCTTGAGTGTTGCTTGTCATAGAATATAGGGAAAATTATATACTTAATTATAGTGTTCTCTTTTTTGTGCTGTTTTTCACAAATAATGCTCAAATAATTAGGGCTGACACCAAGCTGGGCGATCAGAAGACAGGAGTTTTTGTATTCCCTATGCCCCATTTAGCAGCAAATTCAAGCTAAAATTAGGTATTGCAGAATTACCCGATGCCATGTTTGATATATTGCCCTTTCGATTTGAGTTAGATAAAATTGCGATCGCTGGAGCTTGTTTATGGTCTTTGGCTCTATATCTGGCTTTGGCATCAACCAGGGAATGGGTGACAGAACAACTGAACAGGTGGTTTAATTTTGCCGAGCGATCGCTGTATACTAGTCAAACAGAATTTGAAAAGACACGCAAAGCCAGAGAATCGCAAAATGCTTTTTACGCCTCACTGTTTAGCATTATGCCTTTTTTCATCTTTGGTGCTTTATGTAACTGGGGTCTAGAAATCAGTTTAGGTGAGAGTTGGGGAATTAGCACCGGCATACTTGCCTGTATGGGTACAGGGATTTATGAACTCGGACGCAGAGATGGGGAATCCTCGGATTAGTAGAGACGTTCCATGGAACGTCTCTACAAGGGTTATGGAAGACACATATTTAATTTTTACCAGGTAGATGTCTAATATTTTCGCCTATCTACCCATTTAAGCAGTGCGAAAACGAGCTAATTCTTCTCCTGTTTTGGCATCATGGGCATGAACAGTACACACCAAACAAGAATCAAAAGACCGGGCTACATGACCAACTTCTACGGGGTCTGTAGGGTCTTCAATAGGTGTTCCTATTAACGCTTGTTCTATCGGTCCGCGTTGTCCAGCACCGTCACGGGGTCCAATATTCCAAGTTCCTGGGGCGATAACTTGGTAATTTTTAATCTTCCCTTCTTCAATTTCTACCCAGTGACACAAAGCCCCTCTTGCTGCTTCCGTTGCACCCCAACCTTTACCGTCTTTTTCTTTGGGTTTGATATACCAGGGGTCGTTTAATTTGAACTCCCGTAAACAGCGTTCAGCTTGGCGATATAACTTGACAATTTCGTGAACTCGTGCTAATTGACGGACGTGAACATTAGCACCACCCATTTTTTTGAAGACATCGAGAATGAAGGGGTCGTAATGTTGCCAAGACTCACCATGTCTACCACCTGCAACTAATTGACGTGCTAGGGGTCCGGCTTCTAAACGTCCCAAGTCTTGGTGAAGGACAGCACTTGCCCAAGAATATGCACCGCTAAAGTCTTTATTATTGTTGATAGTAGGTGCAGTGGTGCGATCGCTCGGATGCCAATCTTCTGTACCTTCATCGTACCAAGAATGGGTTAAGTTCTCACGAGCAAAAGATTGATCCATCAAAGCATGAGTATCAGTGAAGCTATCATAAACACCGCTTTTCATAATTACAGCAGCGTTACGTCCTTCAATGGTGGGTTTATTGTATCTATCTTCATGGGGAATATAACCCCAAGTCACATATTTACCCACACCAGCACCATATCGATCTAAACCGATATCTAAACCCATGCGCCAGTATAAACCTAAGTCTGATTCTCGATGTTTGATATCTTCATTTAACCACTTCTGGAAATCTTCATAAGATTGAATTTCTTCATATCTTTCTAAAGAACAACCTAACCAAACAGGTTCTAACCAATTGGTGCGGAAATATTCCAAAATCCCCCAAGCGCGGGTAATATCGGTCAAAGTTGGGGCGCACATCACACCACCAGGCACCATATAACTGCTATGACAACTGGTGATATGCTGTAAATGTTCCTGAGTAACTTATTTTATCAGGTTATTTTGCTCGGTAGTAACATTTTATTTTCACCATTTCAGTTTATAAATTAAGGGAATATTTAGGGAATGAGTCAGCAAAATCAGGGTAATTGCGAGGAGACATATTCCACATCTACACAGGAATATGCAAATGCACACTCAAGCGACTGGTTTGCAGATATGTTTGCAGATTTTGAGCCGCAGAACACCACAGATGGCAGCTATAGGGGAACAATGGCGAAAATAAAAGCAACAGAATTACAGTATCAAGCAGTTTTTGAACAGAAGTTAGTAGAAGCTAATAATAATTTAAAAAGGGAGAGAATAAGAGTTAGTATTAAACAAACTGGAAATTCTCTTCAATTACGAGCTACTCTACCGTTAAAACCAGGGGATAGTAGTGTAGGTAAACAAAAAAAACAGTATGATTTATCTCTAGGAATACCCGCAAATTTAGAGGGTTTAAAAACTGCCATTGAGGAAAGTTACGAATTAGGTAAATTAATTGCTCGTCATACTTTCCAATGGAATGAGAAGTATTTAGGAATTAAATCGAGAGAGAAACAAGAAATTAAAACCATTGGGGAATTATTAGATACATTTGACGAAAAATATTATCAAACCCGTCAGAAAACTATCACCAGTGAAAATACTTTTGCTAATTATATATCTGTAATTAAAAGAAATTTTACTCTCACCCATTTAGCTACAAAAGAAAATTTTGAGGAAGTTATTAATTCAGTTCAGGGTAATAAAAAAAATGAATTAATAGCAGTAACTTCTGTTTTGATTAAAACCTTTAATTTAGGATTTCAACTCGATGTTAAACGAGATCATGTCACTCCTGCTTATCGAGAAATACCTGAAGATGAAAAAATCATATCTGCTTTTTACCTGTTTGAAAAATTCGCCCTCAACCGCAAAAATACAAACATTAGTGATGAAATAGATACTTGGGAAATGTGGCGTTGGGTATATGGAATGTTGGCGACTTATGGATTAAGACCAAGGGAATTATTTGTACAACCGGATATTAATTGGTGGATGTCTGCCCAAAATATAGATCGTACTTGGAAAGTGAATAAAAATACCAAAACTGGATATCGAGAAGTTATTCCTTTTGTTCCTGAATGGGTAAAATTATTTGATTTAAAAAATCCCAAACCATTAAATATTTTAGAAAGAAAGGTTGACAAAATTGCCTCTGTACAAAATATTAATTGGATGCGAAGAGATATATCGAGATGGTTTAGAAAGGTGGGAATTGAGTTTCAACCCTATGATTTACGCCATGCTTGTGCAATTCGAGCGCATCTTCAGGGAATACCGATAAAAGCAGCAGCAGACAATTTAGGTCATACTGTTGATGAACATACAAAAACCTATCAAAGATGGTTTGGGATTGAAAATAGGAAAAAAGCCTTTGGTGAGGTAATTAGTCAAAGGTCGTTAATTGAGTTGCAGAAGAATGAAATTTTGGCGTTGAGGATGGAGAATGAAAGGTTAAAGTTGGAGGTAGAAAAGTTGAAATTGTTGGAAACTAAAAATTCAGAGGAGTGGGAACAGATTTATCACTACGGTTAAGAGTGTGGATATAGATTATGGTGGTTTTCACGTCTTTGTGTACGAGTAATTCCTTAACAGTAATAA
This window encodes:
- a CDS encoding tyrosine-type recombinase/integrase produces the protein MSQQNQGNCEETYSTSTQEYANAHSSDWFADMFADFEPQNTTDGSYRGTMAKIKATELQYQAVFEQKLVEANNNLKRERIRVSIKQTGNSLQLRATLPLKPGDSSVGKQKKQYDLSLGIPANLEGLKTAIEESYELGKLIARHTFQWNEKYLGIKSREKQEIKTIGELLDTFDEKYYQTRQKTITSENTFANYISVIKRNFTLTHLATKENFEEVINSVQGNKKNELIAVTSVLIKTFNLGFQLDVKRDHVTPAYREIPEDEKIISAFYLFEKFALNRKNTNISDEIDTWEMWRWVYGMLATYGLRPRELFVQPDINWWMSAQNIDRTWKVNKNTKTGYREVIPFVPEWVKLFDLKNPKPLNILERKVDKIASVQNINWMRRDISRWFRKVGIEFQPYDLRHACAIRAHLQGIPIKAAADNLGHTVDEHTKTYQRWFGIENRKKAFGEVISQRSLIELQKNEILALRMENERLKLEVEKLKLLETKNSEEWEQIYHYG